In Shouchella patagoniensis, the following are encoded in one genomic region:
- a CDS encoding transcriptional regulator SplA domain-containing protein codes for MLQISELADGQTVYIIYSNPHTPTVATIQEGYISVDALGASVVVYDYYHTLEDDDAVFASYEDAEQVYKQYVL; via the coding sequence ATGCTACAAATAAGTGAGTTAGCGGATGGTCAAACCGTCTATATTATTTACAGCAATCCCCATACGCCAACTGTCGCCACGATTCAAGAAGGGTATATATCGGTAGATGCTCTTGGAGCAAGCGTAGTTGTGTATGATTATTATCATACATTGGAGGATGATGATGCTGTATTTGCTTCCTATGAAGATGCTGAACAAGTGTATAAGCAATATGTGT
- the thrB gene encoding homoserine kinase encodes MFSITVPASTANLGPGFDSIGLAIDRYLHLDVEQASNWLFECQSPGLEKIGSSNLITEAAMFAANQLGVDLPPCKVTMDNGIPLSKGFGSSAAATVAGIELTCNFSTNPVSKKKKARLATMFEGHPDNVAASIYGGLVIGAHRADATDILHVEAPEVELVAFIPGRTLATKKARGVLPEKIAFTEAVRASAIANVMAGALVTNNWELAGKMMMEDLFHQPYRQELIPHMTKICEFAKADVDVYGAALSGAGPIILCYTEKQKGGSFARRLQEAFPGNEVVVLKPALNGAAVSVIQA; translated from the coding sequence ATGTTTTCCATTACAGTACCCGCAAGTACAGCAAACTTAGGACCAGGATTTGATTCAATTGGCTTAGCAATAGACCGTTACTTGCACCTTGACGTGGAGCAAGCTTCCAATTGGTTGTTTGAGTGTCAGTCGCCAGGCTTAGAAAAGATTGGCTCTAGTAATTTAATTACGGAGGCTGCAATGTTTGCAGCAAATCAATTAGGTGTTGATTTGCCTCCATGCAAAGTTACGATGGATAATGGCATTCCTCTTTCAAAGGGATTTGGGTCTAGTGCGGCGGCGACAGTTGCTGGTATTGAGCTTACTTGTAATTTCTCAACTAACCCAGTATCTAAGAAAAAAAAAGCCCGGCTTGCAACAATGTTTGAAGGACATCCAGATAATGTAGCTGCTTCAATTTATGGTGGACTAGTAATTGGTGCGCATCGAGCAGATGCGACTGACATCTTACATGTGGAAGCACCTGAAGTTGAACTTGTAGCATTTATTCCAGGGCGTACTCTTGCGACAAAAAAAGCTCGTGGTGTGTTACCTGAAAAAATTGCTTTTACCGAAGCCGTTCGTGCAAGTGCAATTGCAAATGTTATGGCAGGAGCCCTAGTAACAAATAATTGGGAGCTTGCTGGAAAGATGATGATGGAGGATTTGTTTCATCAGCCTTATCGACAAGAATTAATTCCCCATATGACAAAAATATGTGAATTTGCAAAGGCCGATGTAGATGTTTATGGGGCGGCATTAAGTGGCGCAGGACCAATCATTCTCTGTTATACGGAAAAACAAAAAGGAGGATCTTTCGCGCGTCGCTTACAGGAGGCATTTCCTGGTAATGAGGTTGTAGTGTTAAAACCAGCATTAAATGGAGCAGCAGTATCGGTTATTCAAGCATAG
- the thrC gene encoding threonine synthase → MAAWKGLINEYAEFLPITENTPALTLGEGNTPFIKLEQLSKEWGIELFIKYEGANPTGSFKDRGMVLAVAKAKEDGAEAIICASTGNTSAAAAAYGARAGLRSIVVVPKGKIALGKVAQAAMYGAEIIEIEGNFDKALSLVREISETEAVSLVNSVNPYRLQGQKTAAFEVCDALGEAPDVLAIPVGNAGNISAYWMGFKEYNQTYKTGLPRMHGFEAEGAAAIVQNKVIESPETIATAIRIGNPASWNLAVEAANESEGEIDAVSDKEIIAAYREIALKEGIFAEPGSCASLAGVKKHVEVGKIKKGAKVVAVLTGNGLKDPTTAMDVSQVETISIDDTKEALAAYLLKEKAEVS, encoded by the coding sequence ATGGCAGCATGGAAAGGGTTAATAAACGAGTACGCGGAGTTTCTACCAATAACAGAAAACACACCAGCACTAACTCTCGGTGAAGGAAATACTCCATTTATAAAGTTAGAGCAATTGTCAAAAGAATGGGGTATTGAACTTTTTATTAAATATGAAGGCGCAAATCCGACCGGTTCTTTTAAAGATCGAGGAATGGTGCTTGCCGTTGCAAAAGCGAAAGAAGACGGGGCAGAGGCGATTATATGTGCTTCGACTGGCAATACATCAGCTGCAGCTGCGGCCTATGGAGCAAGAGCTGGCTTAAGGTCAATTGTTGTTGTCCCAAAAGGAAAGATTGCACTTGGGAAGGTCGCTCAGGCTGCGATGTATGGCGCGGAAATTATCGAAATAGAAGGCAATTTTGATAAGGCCCTTTCCTTAGTACGAGAAATAAGCGAAACGGAAGCTGTGTCACTTGTTAATTCTGTTAACCCATATCGCTTGCAAGGGCAAAAAACAGCTGCTTTTGAAGTATGCGATGCACTTGGAGAAGCTCCTGATGTTTTAGCGATTCCAGTTGGAAATGCTGGTAATATTTCTGCTTACTGGATGGGGTTTAAAGAATATAATCAAACATACAAAACGGGGTTACCGCGCATGCATGGTTTCGAAGCCGAAGGAGCTGCAGCAATTGTTCAAAACAAAGTGATTGAGTCTCCAGAGACAATTGCAACAGCCATTCGCATCGGTAATCCAGCAAGCTGGAACTTAGCTGTTGAAGCGGCTAATGAATCAGAAGGAGAAATTGATGCTGTAAGCGACAAAGAGATTATTGCAGCATATCGAGAAATCGCTCTTAAAGAAGGAATTTTTGCAGAGCCGGGTTCTTGTGCTTCACTAGCTGGCGTAAAAAAACATGTGGAAGTAGGTAAAATTAAGAAAGGCGCAAAAGTTGTTGCGGTATTAACAGGAAATGGACTAAAAGATCCAACAACGGCGATGGATGTTTCGCAAGTAGAAACAATTTCCATTGACGATACAAAAGAAGCTTTAGCAGCATACTTGCTAAAAGAGAAAGCAGAGGTATCATGA
- a CDS encoding homoserine dehydrogenase, whose translation MERRVIQVGLLGFGTVGRGVAEIVSRHQNELEHQVGGPISIKSALVKDLQKERGEWNERIQLTADPADVIEDPEIDIIIEVMGGIEETKLLLEKALSHKKHIVTANKDLMAEYGSSLLQQAAEHGCDVYYEASVAGGIPILRTITEGLAADRITKMMGIVNGTTNYILTKMSKEKLAYTDVLKEAQRLGFAESDPTADVEGLDAARKMAILATLGFSAPVQLADVAVKGISGISGVDLEFCEQLGYTMKLIGIAQRDEGRLEVSVEPTLLPSSHPLANVQNEYNAVFVHGEAVGETMFYGPGAGSLPTATAVVSDLVSITKNVKRKVNGFAQHLPLYPATLKTEEEMQSQFFIRLHVEDRTGTFARVTSLFANHDVSFEKLIQLPLENKMLAEVVIITHLTSRAVYKQLINELETMDVIERVASSYRVEGGNA comes from the coding sequence GTGGAGAGAAGAGTCATTCAAGTCGGTCTCTTAGGATTTGGAACCGTGGGTAGAGGAGTCGCAGAGATCGTATCGCGTCATCAAAATGAACTTGAGCATCAAGTAGGCGGTCCTATTTCTATTAAGAGCGCGCTTGTTAAAGATTTACAAAAAGAACGAGGTGAGTGGAACGAGCGTATTCAATTGACCGCTGATCCAGCTGATGTAATAGAAGATCCTGAAATAGACATCATTATAGAAGTGATGGGTGGAATTGAAGAGACAAAGCTTTTATTAGAGAAAGCGCTCAGCCATAAAAAACATATAGTGACTGCAAATAAGGACTTAATGGCAGAGTATGGTTCTTCTCTCCTTCAACAAGCGGCAGAACATGGATGCGATGTTTATTATGAGGCAAGTGTCGCAGGGGGTATTCCAATTCTTCGCACGATTACGGAAGGATTAGCAGCTGATCGCATTACGAAAATGATGGGAATAGTAAATGGTACAACCAATTATATATTAACGAAAATGAGTAAAGAGAAACTTGCTTATACAGATGTACTAAAAGAAGCGCAGCGCTTAGGGTTTGCAGAATCCGATCCTACCGCAGATGTGGAGGGACTTGATGCAGCAAGAAAAATGGCGATCCTAGCGACACTTGGATTTTCTGCACCTGTGCAATTGGCTGATGTAGCAGTTAAAGGAATTTCGGGTATCTCCGGGGTTGATCTTGAGTTTTGTGAGCAGCTTGGATACACGATGAAGTTGATTGGAATTGCCCAACGTGATGAAGGACGTTTAGAAGTGAGTGTCGAGCCAACGCTCTTACCTTCTAGTCATCCATTAGCTAATGTCCAAAACGAATACAATGCTGTATTTGTTCATGGTGAAGCTGTTGGAGAGACAATGTTTTATGGCCCTGGAGCGGGATCGCTGCCTACAGCGACAGCTGTTGTAAGCGATCTTGTTTCAATCACAAAGAATGTTAAGCGCAAAGTGAATGGTTTTGCTCAACATTTACCACTTTATCCAGCCACATTAAAAACAGAAGAAGAAATGCAGTCGCAATTTTTTATTCGACTACATGTTGAAGATCGGACAGGCACATTTGCGAGGGTTACCTCTCTTTTTGCAAATCATGATGTTAGCTTTGAAAAATTGATTCAATTACCTTTGGAAAATAAAATGCTCGCAGAAGTGGTTATTATCACCCATCTTACGAGTCGTGCTGTATACAAACAACTTATAAATGAGTTAGAAACTATGGACGTAATTGAACGAGTTGCAAGTTCGTATCGAGTTGAAGGAGGTAATGCATAA